GTTCATGCGGTGAGAGCCGATCGGAACCGCAGAGAACCCCGCCTCGGACTGGCAGAGTTCGACGGCCTCCTGGGCGTGAGCCTCCTTCAGACCGCCCTCGTCCCAGACCTCGCTCTCGATGTCGCCGAGCGCGCCCTCGTACTGTTCGAGGTTGGCACCCGGCCAGCCGGCGAACGAACTCGGCGGGTCGTTGCTCTGGAGCCGATTGGCGACCGTCTGGTCGAGGTTCTGGTTGCCGCCCCCGCCGATCGGGTTCTCGTCGAGGTCGATGTCGGGGTGTTCCTCCTCGAACGCGCCGAAGAGGGCGTCGGCGGCCTCCGCCCCGTCGCCGCCCGTCCACCCGTGGAGGACTTCGAGCGTGTTGCCGTCGCCGCCGCCACCGCCCGAACCGCCCTCTCCGCCGGTCAGACACCCCGCCGTCGTCAGCATGCCTGCGGTGCCAGCGGCCCCCGCCCCCTTGAGGACTGTTCGACGCGAAACGGTTGTGGATCGGTTATTACTCATGGTTAGTCCTGAAGTACACCCCCACGTGAGCAGGCTGCCCCCTTAATCGTTTCGAGAATTTTTCATTACCGAATAACAACGTAGAACTATGTCTCCGGGGTCGACTTCCTCGCCGTGTTTCGCCAGCAGATTTCAGGTTCGGGATACGACCGCCGGGGCGAGTGACGCCACCCCCTCGTCGGCACTCACGGCGGACGTCGGGGCCCTCACGCCTCCCCGTCCGTGATTCGCCGACCACGTTGCCGATCCGTCGACCGGCGGCCGGCCGGTTTCAGTAGGTTTTACCCCGCGGGCTGCGAGGTCCCGGGTATGAGCGAGGACGTTCGGATCGAGGAGGACAGTCTGGGCGAGATGGAAGTCCCCGCGGACGCCTACTGGGGCGCACAGACCCAACGGGCCGTCGAGAACTTCCCCATCTCGGGGATCACCTTCCCTCGGGGGTTCATCCGCGCGCTCGGGATCGTCAAGAAGGCCGCCGCGCGGGCGAACCGCGACCTCGAACTGATCGAGGAGGAGACGGCGGAAGCGATCGTCGAGGCCGCAGACGAGGTGATCGCGGGCGAGCACGACGACCAGTTCCCGGTCGACGTCTTCCAGACCGGGTCGGGCACCTCCTCGAACATGAACGCGAACGAGGTGATCGCGAACCGCGCGACCGAGATTCAGGGCGGGGAGATCGGTTCGCGCGACGTCCACCCCAACGACCACGTCAACTACGGCCAGTCGAGCAACGACGTGATCCCGACGGCGATGCACGTCGCCAGCCTCGAAGCCGTCGAGAAGGACGTGTTGCCCGCGCTCGAAACCCTCGAAGGTGAACTCGAAGCGAAAGAGGAGGAGTTCGCGGACGTCGTGAAGACGGGCCGCACGCACCTGCAGGACGCGACGCCCGTGACGCTCGGCCAGGAGTTCTCGGGATATCGGACCCAGATCGAGAAGGGGCGTGTGCGCGTGAAGGCGACGCGAGCGCACCTCGCGGAACTCGCACTCGGCGGGACCGCCGTCGGCACGGGGCTGAACACCCACGAGGAGTTCCCCGAGCGCGCCGCGGAGTACATCGCGGAGGAGACCGGGATCGACTTCGTCGAAGCCGACAACCACTTCGAGGCGCAGGCCGCCCACGACGCGATGGTCGAGGCCCACGGCGCGCTGCGCGTGGTCGCCGGCTCGATGAACAAGATCGCGAACGACCTCCGACTGCTGGCGTCGGGCCCGCGAAACGGGCTCGGGGAGATCGAACAGCCCGAAAATCAACCGGGAAGCTCGATCATGCCCGGTAAGATCAACCCCGTCGTCGCGGAATCGGTCAACCAGGTCCACAAGCAGGTCGTCGGCAACGACGCGACCGTTTCCACGGGGGGTGCGCGCGGCGAACTCGACCTCAACCTCTACAAACCCGTCCTCGCCCACGCCTTCCTCGAATCGGCCGAACTGCTCGCGAACGCCGCCGAGGCGTTCGGCGAGCGCTTCGTCGCCAAACTCGAGGCCAACGCCGAGCACTGCGAGAACCAGGTCGAACAGTCGATGGCGCTCGCGACCGCGCTCAACCCCCACATCGGCTACGACAAGGCGAGCGACGCCGCCAAAACGGCTCTGAAGGAGGACAAAACCGTCAGAGAAGTCGTCCTCGAGAAGGGATACCTCGACGAGGAGGAGGTAGAGGAGGTGCTCGACCCCGAACTGATGACCCGTCGGGGAATCCTCGGACAGGAGTGACGTTCGAGAGCGCGGAGCGCGTTCGCGGTTCACACGTCTCAGCGAACCGATCGAAACCAGTACAGCTATGTCTGACGTGTGAGTACGATCTGATATGTACACGTGCCGTAACTGCAAGCGGACCTTCCGGACCGAACTCGCGCTCTCGCTCCACCGCGATACGTGTGCGGAGGGGCAGTTGTTCTGTCGGGTCTGCGGGGATCGGTTCGCCGAACGGCGCGCCACCCGGGACGGCTGGCACTACGCCTGTCCGAACGACGACTGCGAGGGCGAGGGTCTCACCGAGGACATCCTCCGGGTCGACGACGTACGGATCGCGACGCGAACGCGATAGGGAGTCGTTTCTCCGGCAGTTACTCACTCGAAGTGCGCCTCCTCCGAGAGGACGATCCCGCGCGCGATCGCGTAGACGAGGGCGTTTCCCACGCCCGTCACCATGAGCAGGATCGCGAGCCACCGCAGCGCGTCGGCGACGATCGAACTCCCGAGCGCGATAGCGGGGAGCGTCACGATCAGGGCGACGGCCCACCAGCACAGCAGGACCGCGCCGATGACGAACCCGTCCGCGAGGACGTCGTCGAACGAGAGGGTCGAGGCCATACGTGTTCGTACAGTGACTCGATACTAAACCGCTCCGCCCGATAGCCGCGAAACGAGCGCGTACTACTTGTCCCTCGGGCGGTTCAGGGGAGTATGCAACGACGACCGTTCCTCACGGCGGCCGCCGCGAGCGTCGCGCTCGTCGCCGGCTGTACCGACATCGGCGGTGACGACAACCTTCCCGGCGGGGATTCCGAGACAGGCGGGGACGAGGGGGAAGACGGCGAGCAAGAACGAGAGGGGGAGGGCGAACAGGAACAGGGAGAGGACGACGAGGGCGAGGAACAGGAGGACGACTGAACGGTTTTTTACCCCTCGGCTTCCCACGTCGGCACAATGACCGACAGCGACACCTACGACTACGAGGCGCTGGGGCTGGTCGCCGGCCTCGAGATCCACCAGCAACTCGACACGGCGACCAAGCTCTTCTGTGCGTGTCCGACCGAGCGGCGCGAGCCCGCCGAATCGACGCGGACGTTCACGCGTTTTCTCCACCCGACCAGAAGCGAGCTGGGGGAGATCGACGAGGCCGCCCTCGAAGAGAGCCGGGTCGATCGGGAGTTCGAGTACCTCGCCTACGACACGACGTGTCTGGTCGAGGCCGATGACGAGCCACCCCATCGGATGGACGACGAGGCACTCGAGGTCGCCCTGGAGATCGCCGGGTTGCTCGAGATGGAACCAGTCGATCAGGCCCACGTCATGCGGAAGATCGTCGTCGACGGCTCGAATACGTCGGGGTTCCAGCGCTCGTCGCTGATCGCCACTGACGGGGCGATCGAGACGAGCGAGGGGGCGGTCGGGATCGAGGACCTCCTGCTCGAGGAGGAGAGCGCCCAGCGGATCGACGAAACGGAATCGGGGGTGCGCTGGAGCCTCGACAGGCTCGGGATCCCCCTCGTCGAGATCGGTACCAGCCCCGACATCCGCTCGCCCGAGCAGGCGCTCGAGGCCGCCGAACGCATCGGGATGCTGCTGCGCTCGACCGGCACGGTGAAACGCGGGCTGGGCACCATCCGACAGGACGTCAACGTCTCGATCGCGGAGGGCGCCCGCGTCGAGATGAAGGGCGTCCAGAGCCTCGACGATATCGACGACCTCGTGCGCGGGGAGGTCGGCCGGCAGGTCGCGCTCCTCGAAATCGCCGAGGAACTCGACGAGCGCGGAGCGAGCGTCGGCGATCCCATGGACGCCAGCGAGGTCTTCGAGGGGACCGACAGCGGCGTCATCCGGAGTGCCCTCTCCGACGGCGGTTCGGTGATGGCCGTCCCCCTCTACGGGTTCGACGGGCTGGTCGGCCGGGAGATCCAGCCCGACCGGCGACTCGGCACCGAGCTCTCGGATCACGCGAAACGCCACGGCGCGGGGGGGATCTTCCACACCGACGAGCTACCGGCCTACGGCGTCACCGCCGAGGAGGTCGCGGCGCTCAGGGACGCGACGGACGCCGGCCCCGAGGACGCGGTCGCCATCGTCGCCGACGATACCTCGACTGCCGAAAGCGCGATCGAAGCGATCGCCGCCCGCGCGGGGACCGCCATCGAGGGCGTCCCCGAGGAGACCCGCGGCGCGAACGATGACGGGACCTCGCGGTACCTCCGTCCGCTTCCGGGCGCCGCACGGATGTACCCCGAGACGGACGTTCCTCCGGTGGAGCCGGATCCGAGCGAGGTCGAGACGCCGGAACTCCTCACCGAAAAGGTGGAACGCTACCAGTCCGAGCACGGCCTCGACGCCGGACTCGCCGAACAGGTCGCCTACGGCCGGCGAATGGCGCTGTTCGAACGCGTCGTGAGCGAGGGGGTCGACCCCACCCTGGCCGCGGGAACGCTCGAATCCACCCTTACGGAGCTTCGCCGGGACGACGTTCCGGTGGGGAACCTGAGCGAGAACCAACTCGCCGGGACGCTCGCGCTGGTCCGTGACGGCGACCTCCCGAAGGGAAGCGTCGCCGACCTGCTCGCGGCGCTCGCGGAGTCGCCGGAACTCTCGCCCGAGGAAGCGCTCGAACGGGAGGATCTGGGCGGAGCCTCCGAGGACGACGTCCGAGAGGCCGTCCGCGAGGTCGTCGAGCGCAATTCCGAGCAGATCGAGGAGGAGGGGATGGCCGCCTTCTCGGGTCTCATGGGCGAGGCGATGGGCGCCCTGGGAGGAAAAGCCGACGGCGAGGCCGTCAGCACCGCTCTACGGGAGGAGATCCAACAGCGGGCCTGACCCTCCGGGGCCGGCCCGTCCGAACGGCGCTCCGTCTCTCAGGGCCGGTCCGGGTGCCAGGCGTGTGCGAGAAGCGGGTAGTCGCTCTCGACGTCGGTCGTGAGGATCTTCTCGGGCGCTTCGAGCAGCCACTCGGCGACTCTCCCCTCGGTCAGCGCGCTTTCGGACTCCTCGAACGCCTCGTACACCCCTTTCATACTTTCTGCTTCCATGTACCACAGGAGCTGGAGGTCGCCGCCTTCCTGGTCGAGGAACACCGACTCCGTGTGCATCCCCTCCTCGTCGAGGATCGGTTCGAGCTGTGCGTTGAGCCAGCGCCGAAACGCCGCCCCGAGCCGTCCGCGTCGCATCACGAACTGCTCGGCGCGCAGTATCCTGACGAACAGTTCCATGACCCGTCGGGGCCAGCCGGGCGTGACGCGCAGTCGAAGCAGTACCACATCGACCATGCGATTCATTCACTTGGAGGACGCTTAAGTGGCTTCTGTGGAGGCCGGTTCGCCCTCGAATCGCGATCAACGTCGCGTCGCTCGCTCGATCGCCCGCAACACACCATGTAAGGTAGTGATCTCCCTGTCGGTCGGGTGGGCGCGCCCGACCAGCCGGCGGACGAGTCGCATCGTCTTCGGGCGCTTTCCGTCGGGATAGCCGACCGTTTCGAGCGTCGTGTCGAACCGCTCGTAGAACCGCTCGATCTCGGGTTCGGCGGCGCGTTCGTGTTCCACGTCGGGCAGCTGTGAGTCGTCCATCGCCAGCCCCCGCAGTTCGTACAGCGCGACCGTCGCGGCCTGTCCGAGGTTGAGTACGGGGTAGTCGGCGCTCGCGGGGATCGCACAGATCTGGTCGAGACGGGCGAGTTCCTCGTTCGTCAGCCCGATGCGCTCGCGCCCGAAGAGAAGTGCCACGTCCGTTTCTACCTTCGAGAGGTCCTCGGCGAGTTCGGCGGGCGTCCGGAAGGGAAATCGGACGTGTTTTCTGGCGTCCTCGTTGGTCGTCGCGGTGAAACCCACGGTGTGGAAGTCCTCGATGACCTTCTCGAACGTCACTTCCCGGGCGTTCGGCAGTATGTCCTCGCGGGCCTGTCCGGCGAAGCCGTAGGCCTCACCATCGGGATCGAGTTCGGGCGGGTCGACGAGCAGCAGTTCGGAAAAGCCGAAGTTCTTCATCGCGCGGGCGATGGTGCCGACGTTGCCGGGCGTCTCGGCGTCAACCACGACGACGCTGATCACGAGGAGGGGTACTCCTGGCCGAGATCGACGTCCCGCAGGTCGATCCGCTTGCCGTCCTCGGGCTGGTCGACCGCCAGCTCCTCGGGGTCGACCTCGCTCGGGTCGGGGACGTCCCCGGGGTCGGTCTCGACGTGTTCGATCCCCTCGTAGTTTCCGGGCGCGCGTCCGCCGTCGGCGAACCACTCGTGGAAGGCGTCCTTCAACTCGTCCTCGCCCATGTATTGCGTTCCGCCCTCCTCGCGGAACCAGTAGAGGAAGTCCGGTTCGTGCTCCTCACAGACGAGCACCTCCGATCGGGGTTCGCCGTAGACGGCCTCGGCGGCGTTGCACTCCTCGATGTCCTCGTCGCCGTGGATCAGCCAGCAGGCCTGACACGGCGAGGTGACGAGCAGTTCGAGACGCTGGAGACGCAGGCGCGTCTCCTCGGGGATCTCGTCCAGCGGCTTGAACTCCCCCTCCGAATCGAACACCTCCCCTTCCTCGAAGCGCCAGCCGCGAAGCCCGATGCTCACCTTGCCCATGTCCGTTCTACCCGCGCGGGCGGTAAAAACCGCGTGGATCCGCCCGCGGATACGCGGGCGAACCGGGCCACCTATCCGGTCGCCCGCCCTGTTCCCGCGTATGCAGACCGTCGAGGCCGCCGGACTGGGGATCGGCGACGACCACCCGCCGCGGATCATGGGCGTTCTCAACGTCAGCGAGGAGTCGCCCTACGACCCGAGCGTCTTTTCCGACCCCGGCGAGGCGGCCGCGTACGTCGACCGCGAACTGATAGGGGAGGGCGCGGACATCGTCGACGTCGGCCTCGAATCCGCGAACAAACGCCTCGACGTGCTCTCACCCGAGGAGGAACTCGACCGCCTCGATACCGCCATCGAAACCATCGACTCCGTCTCGGGCGACGCGGTCTTCTCGATCGAGACCCGCTACTCCGAGGTGGCCGAGAGGGCGCTCTCGCGGGGATTCAACATGGTCAACGACGTCTGTGGCTTCGCCGACCCCGCGATGCCCGAGGTCTGTGCGGCCCACGCTGCCGCCGTCGTCAAGATGGCCTCGCCGCCGGACCTCGAACGCCCCGGCGCGATCGAATCGGTCGACGACATTTACGACGCACTCGCGACCAACGGCTTCACCGAGAAGACGATCCTCGACCCCGCGTTCGGGGGGTGGAGCCCCGAGAAGACCCTCGCGGACGACCGCGAGACGCTCTCCAGGTTACGGGAGTTTCGCGCCTACGGACGGCCCCTCCTGGTCTCGATCAACCGCAAGAACTTCCTGCGCGATGTCGCCGGCCGAAGTACCGAGGAGGCGCTTCCCGTCTCGCTGGCGGCGACCGCGATGGCCGTCGAACGGGGCGCCCACGTCCTCAGAACCCACGACGTGGCCGAGACCCGCGACGCCGCCCTGGTCGGCCGGGAGTTCGCCCGCGAGCGCCTCTCGAACCTCGCGGTCGAGGAACTCGACGTGACGAGCGAGCGGGAGGCCGCCCGCCACCTCGAACGCGTCGGCGGGAACGCCGAACTGGCCGACGCGGGCGTCACCCGCTGGTTTCGCCTCTCGGATCTCGGGGACGCCTACGACCCGCTCGCCGCCGCGGTCGCCGATAGCAGGGGGGTACACCTCGCGGGCGCCGACCCCGCCCTCCTGTTCGGCACCCGGGACGGGATCGACTCGCTGAATCGGGTGATCTCAGACGAATCGAGCCGCCTCTCGGCTATACTCTCGAAGATTCTAGATGAATATCATTAAGAGAAAGCTTATACCAAAGGCGATGAAAGGAACGGGTGGAAGCCGGAAGGGCCTCCGGGTAGGGGTACTCGGGCCACTCCGGCTCACGGAACCGATTATCTCGACGCCAACTCGGAAGCGACTGCCATGAACTTCGAGACGTGGGAGCCGGTCTACGAGTCGATCCTCGCGGACTTCGGGTTCGATCGTCAAGCGGACGCGCACGCCCGCGACGTGCTCGCCGAACTCACGGGGCCGTTCGACGGGCGCCGTCTCGCGGGGATCGAGGGAGCGACCGTCGCGGTGGCGGGGGCGGGACCCTCGCTTCCCGACGAACTCGATTCCGTGGCGGACGCCGACTACGTGATCGCGGCCTCGACCGCCGCCGACGTGCTCCTCGCGGCTGGCCTCGACCCCGACCTGCTGGTCACGGACGTCGACAAGAACCCCGAGACCGCTCGGGAACTCACCCGGAAGGGGACACCGGTCGCCGTCCACGCCCACGGGGACAACCTCGGGCTGATCGAGACGTGGGTGCCCCGGTTCGACTCCGAGCACGTCCTCCCGACGACGCAGACCGCTCCGAGAGGGCCCGTAGCGAACTTCGGGGGGTTCACCGACGGCGACCGGGGGGCCTTCCTCGCCGACGAGTTCGGCGCGGGGAGGATGGAGTTTCCGGGGTGGGACTTCGATGACCCCTCCGTCGATGCGATGAAAGCCCGGAAGCTTCGCTGGGCCGAACGCCTGCTTCACTGGCTCGAAACCCGCCGCGGGGAGCGGTTCGCGGTTCTCGACGGCCGGCGCGACGGGATCCGTTCCGTGAATTGATCACACCGTAACTCCTCTAGGGGACGAGGACGACCTTCCCGCGGCTCTCGCGGTTCTCGATGGACGCGTGGGCCTCGGCCGCGTCCTCCAGGTCGAACGTCTCGCCGACGACGACCTCCAACTCGCCCGAGGCAAAGCCCTCGGTCAGGTCGGGGACCGCCTCGAACACCCGCTCGGGTGCCTGCTGGCTCGCCCGTCCGAGGTGGTAGCCGATCACCGAATTGTTCCCGAAGAAGAGCGTCGGGGTCTCCACTCGTCCAGGCTTGCCGCTCGCGACGCCATACGTGACGACCCGGCCGAACGGCGCGAGCGCCTCGACGCTCCGCTCGAAGCTCTCGCCGCCGACCCCGTCGAGGACGAGGTCTAGTCCCTCCTCTGTGATCTCCTCGACTTCCGTCGCGACGTCCGTCTCGGTGTAGTTGATCGGGTGATCACAGCCCAACTCGGCGGCGAGATCGAGTTTCTCCCCCGTGCTCGCGGTGCCGAACACCTCAGCGCCCGCACGGGAGGCGAGTTGGACGGCGGCGGTGCCGACCCCGCCCGCGGCGGCGTGGATCAACACCCGCTCGCCCTCTTCGAGTCCACCCCACTCGAACAGGCAGTTGTGCGCGGTGATGTACTGGACCGGGAATCCGGCGGCCTCCTCGAAACCCATCCCCTCGGGAATCGGAAACAGCGCCCCCTCGTCGGCGACGGCGTACTCCGCGTAGCCGCCCCGTCCGACCAGCCCGACGACCCGATCGCCCTCCTCGAGGCCGGTTCCCTCGGCCTCGCTCACGACGCCCGCGGCCTCCATACCCGGCGTGAACGGTGGCTGTGGACCGCCGGGATACTCGCCACGGCGCTGCATTATATCGGCGAAGTTGATCCCCGCCGCCCGCACGTCGAGCAGGACCTCTCCCGCCCCCGGTTCGGGCCGGTCGATCTCGCTCGCTTCGAGCGCGTCGCTGTCGCCGAACTCCTCGATTCGAATGGCGTTCACGTCCCCGGATTGGACCGCCGGCCCCATAAAACGGGGTCAGAACTATGCGTCGAGGCGTCGTGTTCCCGGCATGGCAGATCACCGTCTGGGGTTCCGATCGTTCGACGAGGAGACCGATTCGGCGACGCTCGAGGTCGCGGGAGAGCTCCCCGACTGGCTCTCGGGGACGCTCTACAGGAACGGACCCGGGCGGTTCGAGGTCGGCGATCGAACCCTCGCCCACTGGTTCGACGGGTTCGCGCTGCTCCGTCGCTTCGAGATCCACGACGGGGAGATCGGGTACTCGAGTCGGTTCCTCGACAGCGACGCCTACCGGGCGGCACAGGATGGTGAGCTTCGCTACGGGGAGTTCGGGACGACCCCCTCGTGGTCGTTGCTCGATCGCCTGCGGACCCGCCTCGGCGGCATCCAGACCGACAACGCCTCGATCACGGTCCGCCACCGCGACGGCGAACACCGGGCCGTGACCGAGACCGCCCGCGAGGTCGCCTTCGACCCCGCGGACCTCTCGACGCTCGGCCACCGGACGGTCGACGTCGCGGCGACCGGAACCCTCGCCCACGACCACTACGACTTCCTCCAGGAGGAGTGGGTCGGCCTCGGGACGCGGTTCGGCCGGAAGCCGGGCTACGTCCTCTATCGCGACCCCGACGACGGCCCCGCCGAACGAATCGCCCACGTCGAGCGCGACGAACCCGCCTACCTGCACAGCTTCGCGCTGACGGACCACTACGCCGTCGTCACCGAACACCCCTTCCGGACCGCCCCGCGCCGCCTGCTCTCGGACCGGCCCTACGTCGAGAGCTTCCGGTGGTACCCCGAGCGCGAGACGCGCTTTCTCGTCGTCGACCGGCGCGACGGCGAGGTGGTCGCCGAACCCGGCGTCCAGCCCTTCTTCACGTTCCACCACGTCGACGCCCACGAACGCGGCGACGACCTGTTCGTCGACCTCGTCGCCTTCGAGGACCACTCGATCGTCCCCGCGCTCTCGCTCGCGAACCTCCGCTCGCGCGCGCCCGACGTCCCCTCGGGGGAGCTCCGGCGCTACCGGATCGACCTCGAGACCGGGCGTGCGGAGGGACGAACCATCTTCGAGGGGGGAATCGAGTTCCCCACGATCCACTACGCCGAGGCGAACCTCCACCCCTACCAGTTCTGCTACGGCGTCGGAACGGACGGGGGTTTCAACGACCGCCTGCACAAGGTCGACGTCGAGCGCGGGAGCGCTCGGGTGTGGGCCGAGGAGGGAATCCACCCGGGCGAGGCGCTGTTCGTCCCCCGGCCCGGCGGCGAGCAGGAGGACGACGGCGTTCTTCTCTCGGTCGCGCTCGATACCGACGAGGAGCGCTCGTGCGTGCTCGTCCTCGACGCCGCGGAGTTCGAGGAACGCGCCCGCGCGTACCTCCCCCACGCGCTCCCGTTCGACTTCCACGGGACGTTCTACATGGAGGGCCAGGAGCCGACGCCGTCGATGACCTAGGGCGCGAGCGCCTCGATCGTCGTCTCGATTTCGTCCTCGGTCGCCCCGCGGGGAAAGCTCACCGCGAGCGCGTCCAGCCCCTCGACCGACTCGAAACGCTCGATCATCCCCCTCGCCTCCTCGGGCGTGCCCGCCGCACAGAGGTCGTCGAGCAGGTCGTCGGGGATCGCCCCCAGCGCCTCCTCGCGCTCGCCGCTGCCCCAGGCCGCCGCGACGGCGTTCGCCTCCTCCTCGTAGCCCTGGCGGGCCAGCGATTTTCGATAATAGGTGCCCATTCCGCCGACGTAGAAGGCGGTGTGCTGGCGCGCGAGTTCGCGGGCGCGCTCGCGGTCCTCGAGGGCACAGCAGGTCAGCGAGAGCGTGGTTCGAAGCTCGCTCGGGTCGCGGTTTCCGAGGTCGGCTCCCCGTTCGAGGTCCGCGAGTCGCTCTCGAACGCCGTCGGGCGTGAAGACGACCGCGTGCCACCCATCGGCGAACCGGCCGGCGAGTTCGACCGACTTCGGACCCAGACCCGCGACGTCGACCGGCGGCGGGGTCTCGGGCGGCTTCGATCGGAGACGGAACCCCGAGAGCTGGAAGACCTCGCCGTCGTACTCGACGCGCTCGCCCGAGAGCACCCGCCGGACGACCTCGACGCACTCGCGGGTCCGCCTGAGCGGGCGGTCGAACGCCGCGCCGTGCCAGCCCTCGATCACCGCGGGACCGCTGGGGCCGATACCCAGTCGGAACCGGCCCTCGCTCACCTCCTGGAGGGTCGCGGCGCTCTGGCCGAGCAACGCGGGGGAGCGCGAGTAGACGGGGAGGATGCTCGACCCCAACCCGATCGAGTCGGTGCGTTCCGCGAGGACGGCGAGGGACGCCACCGCGTCACGGCCCCACGTCTCGGGCGACCAGACGCGGCCGTAGCCCGCTCGCTCGGCCCGCCGTGCGTAGGAGACGAGCGAGTCGACCCCCGACTGAGCGGCCACGGGCAGGTGTACCTCCCGCGCAGTCATTTGAAACTCACCGCGAGTTGTGCGTGCATACCGCGGGGAGGGCGGCCGACCACTAAAAGAGCGGGGTCAGTCGATCGCGACGAGTTCCTCGATGTCGGGGATGTCGGCGCTCGCCGTCGAGAGCTGTTCCATGCGCTGGAGGTGTTTCTCGGCGGCGTAGGCGGTGAGTTCCTCCTCGCCGAGGCCGGCCCCGTCCTCGCTCGCGGCCGCGGTCGCGGCGACCGCCTGGGTCAGCGGCAGGAGTTCGTTGACCGTCTCGTGGACGACGTCGATCGGGACGCCCTCCTCCTCGATGAGTTCCTTGAGTTTGGCCATCCCGAATCCGACGTGTCTCCCCTCGTCGCCGCGGATCTCGGTGAATCCGGCGACCAGCCCCGGCACCAGCGGGAGCTCGGGGATCTCGCCGCTGTAGCCGGTCTGGACGGCGTAGTAGCCCGTCTGGGCCATGATCCCCTCGATCGTCAGGTGGTAGTGACAGAACGCCCGCACGCGGTTTTCGGGCGTGTCCTCCTCCAACAGACGGCGCATCGAGCGCTCGTTCCGTTCGAACAGGTCGTGGTAGGTGTCGAAGAACCACCGCCCGTCGAGCGGCGAGGTCCGTTCGAGCCCGC
The DNA window shown above is from Halalkalicoccus sp. NIPERK01 and carries:
- a CDS encoding TIGR04024 family LLM class F420-dependent oxidoreductase, which produces MTAREVHLPVAAQSGVDSLVSYARRAERAGYGRVWSPETWGRDAVASLAVLAERTDSIGLGSSILPVYSRSPALLGQSAATLQEVSEGRFRLGIGPSGPAVIEGWHGAAFDRPLRRTRECVEVVRRVLSGERVEYDGEVFQLSGFRLRSKPPETPPPVDVAGLGPKSVELAGRFADGWHAVVFTPDGVRERLADLERGADLGNRDPSELRTTLSLTCCALEDRERARELARQHTAFYVGGMGTYYRKSLARQGYEEEANAVAAAWGSGEREEALGAIPDDLLDDLCAAGTPEEARGMIERFESVEGLDALAVSFPRGATEDEIETTIEALAP
- a CDS encoding carotenoid oxygenase family protein; protein product: MADHRLGFRSFDEETDSATLEVAGELPDWLSGTLYRNGPGRFEVGDRTLAHWFDGFALLRRFEIHDGEIGYSSRFLDSDAYRAAQDGELRYGEFGTTPSWSLLDRLRTRLGGIQTDNASITVRHRDGEHRAVTETAREVAFDPADLSTLGHRTVDVAATGTLAHDHYDFLQEEWVGLGTRFGRKPGYVLYRDPDDGPAERIAHVERDEPAYLHSFALTDHYAVVTEHPFRTAPRRLLSDRPYVESFRWYPERETRFLVVDRRDGEVVAEPGVQPFFTFHHVDAHERGDDLFVDLVAFEDHSIVPALSLANLRSRAPDVPSGELRRYRIDLETGRAEGRTIFEGGIEFPTIHYAEANLHPYQFCYGVGTDGGFNDRLHKVDVERGSARVWAEEGIHPGEALFVPRPGGEQEDDGVLLSVALDTDEERSCVLVLDAAEFEERARAYLPHALPFDFHGTFYMEGQEPTPSMT
- a CDS encoding ribonucleotide-diphosphate reductase subunit beta is translated as MQQKAAAEHSLDRTRRAYRYYRNAVERHWDPDSIDLSADRERLAELDLATFTDLRRTLALFGAGEAAVTEDLAPLAVVLEGIEDQMFITTQLYEEAKHADFFDRYWREVVHPAEDARGLERTSPLDGRWFFDTYHDLFERNERSMRRLLEEDTPENRVRAFCHYHLTIEGIMAQTGYYAVQTGYSGEIPELPLVPGLVAGFTEIRGDEGRHVGFGMAKLKELIEEEGVPIDVVHETVNELLPLTQAVAATAAASEDGAGLGEEELTAYAAEKHLQRMEQLSTASADIPDIEELVAID